The DNA window ATCGTAGGGACAGCGCCTTGTGCCTGTCCTCTGGAGCGACCACAAGGGTACGCCCCTACATTACCGGATTAATTTCTAAAAATTCATAGAGACCTTTAGGGTCTGGATCCCTCGAAGCAACTTGAGGCTGAACGGTAACAATCAACCAATAATCGTGCGGCTTTGCTCGTGCATATAAAGCGCCAGCGTATAGAGCGAGCCAATGCCCTTGCCACTGGACCCACTCCCTTTCCAGCCGCCAAACGCCTGCACGCCGGGCCAGGCGCCGGTAGTAGCGCCCGCCATCCGATTAGCGTAAATTGTTCCGGCCTGAATATTATCTAAAAACCATTCAATCTCTTGCTTATCTTCGCCAAAGAAACCGGCGGTCAGGCCGTAATGGGTGGCGTTGGCTTTGGCCATAGCCTCATCCAGGGTGTTGACCTTGGCCAGATACAAAATGGGCACAAACAACTCGGTTTTAACCAGCTCGTGATCTTCGGGCAGCCCCTCGATAATGGCCGGTTCAACAAAATAGCCCTTGGCAAAATCGCCCTCGGTCAACACCCGGCCCCCAACCAATACCTGGCCGTCGACGCGAGCCTGGGCCATATACTGTTGGTATTTTTCATAGGCCGCTTTATTGATCACTGTGCCCATAAAAGTATTGCGCCGGGTGGGATCGCCAATTTTGATGGCCGTGGTTTGTTCGATCAATTTGGACTTGAAGGCATCGTATATCCCTGCTTGCACATAAACCCGGGAGCAAGCTGAACATTTCTGCCCATCCATGCCAAAGGCAGCCCGGACTACGCCGGTAACGGCCTTATTTACTTCAGCCGTATTGGAAACAATGGTGGGATTTTTGCCTCCCATTTCAATAATGGCCGGGCGAGGATACTGTCCCTGACCGGCTGTTTTTAAAACCGTCATGCCTACGTTATAAGAGCCGGTGAAGGTCCAGCCACTCATGTCAGGATTGTCCTGCAACTCCTGGCCCACCGTTGCCCCCGGGCCGCTGACATAGTTAAATACCCCTGGCGGCAGACCGGCTTCGGCAAACAACTCCGCCGTTTTCCAACCATCGTAGGGCACGTCGGAAGAACTTTTGAAAACAACCGTGTTACCCGTGACCAGGGCCGCCGCAATGGGCGCAGCGGAAAGGGCCATGGGAAAATTGAACGGCGAGATGACCACCCACACCCCATAGGGGCGCAGCACGCTGAAGTTATGCTCACCGGGATCATTGGGATTGAGCTTGCCCAACTCGTTGATAAAACCCCTGTTTTTCTCCATTGAATCGGCATAATAGCGCAGCAAGTCGGCGGTTTCTTCTACCTCGCCCAAGGCTTCTAGCCGGCTTTTTCCTACCTCCAAAATCATCAACGCGCTGAGTTCCAGGCTGTTCGCGCTTATTTTCTCGGCCAGTTGGCGGATAAGGGCTACCCGGTCCGGCCAGGGAGTTTTACGCCAACCGGGGAAAGCCGCTTTAGCCGCCGCAATGGCTAACCGGGCATGCTCCGCCGTTCCTTTTTGCGCCGTGCATAAATGCATGTCGGTATTGATGGGGCTATAACTCTTAAATTTTTCATTGGCGTAAGCTTTTTCCCCGTCAATAAACATAGGCACTTCCACGCCCAACCACTCGGTCTTGACCCTGGCA is part of the Anaerolineae bacterium genome and encodes:
- a CDS encoding aldehyde dehydrogenase family protein, with product MAQKMKITYATISADNEELQSAYDQAIARVKTEWLGVEVPMFIDGEKAYANEKFKSYSPINTDMHLCTAQKGTAEHARLAIAAAKAAFPGWRKTPWPDRVALIRQLAEKISANSLELSALMILEVGKSRLEALGEVEETADLLRYYADSMEKNRGFINELGKLNPNDPGEHNFSVLRPYGVWVVISPFNFPMALSAAPIAAALVTGNTVVFKSSSDVPYDGWKTAELFAEAGLPPGVFNYVSGPGATVGQELQDNPDMSGWTFTGSYNVGMTVLKTAGQGQYPRPAIIEMGGKNPTIVSNTAEVNKAVTGVVRAAFGMDGQKCSACSRVYVQAGIYDAFKSKLIEQTTAIKIGDPTRRNTFMGTVINKAAYEKYQQYMAQARVDGQVLVGGRVLTEGDFAKGYFVEPAIIEGLPEDHELVKTELFVPILYLAKVNTLDEAMAKANATHYGLTAGFFGEDKQEIEWFLDNIQAGTIYANRMAGATTGAWPGVQAFGGWKGSGSSGKGIGSLYTLALYMHEQSRTIIG